One window from the genome of Diospyros lotus cultivar Yz01 chromosome 11, ASM1463336v1, whole genome shotgun sequence encodes:
- the LOC127813326 gene encoding uncharacterized protein LOC127813326, whose protein sequence is MGLLSWWRGSKEAPSPGPKPTFAAPKPDPKASSLPSEVPGMNGAVEVPRPAADVTVFEFGSVAASTDKVTLAGYCPVSDDLEPCRWEILPATGDDAPQFRVLF, encoded by the coding sequence ATGGGGCTTCTATCTTGGTGGAGAGGCAGCAAGGAAGCTCCATCCCCCGGACCCAAACCCACCTTCGCCGCCCCGAAACCGGACCCCAAGGCTTCTTCCCTGCCGTCCGAGGTGCCCGGAATGAACGGCGCCGTCGAGGTGCCCCGCCCGGCCGCGGACGTTACAGTCTTCGAGTTCGGGTCGGTGGCCGCCTCGACCGACAAGGTTACGCTGGCCGGCTACTGCCCGGTCTCCGACGACCTCGAGCCCTGCCGATGGGAGATACTGCCTGCCACCGGCGACGACGCTCCTCAGTTTCGCGTGCTCTTCTGA